The proteins below are encoded in one region of Helianthus annuus cultivar XRQ/B chromosome 2, HanXRQr2.0-SUNRISE, whole genome shotgun sequence:
- the LOC110896085 gene encoding F-box protein CPR1: MAADNRSLVELPTHNLEDVLLRLPLRSLFSVFRISNPQLNLIKNDRDFARMCFEKSESQLMICSPIRSDVHLIHLDADTRLSVAERVEIKPNFRLPLFGFDVTHSSNGLVLLENSNIDQDVHRCMVCNPVTGEYIWLPDSPGLSRHATCAFFYSPVTNQFKIFRTFHRIFRLSPEPDSESESGSESDVNSDDSNHDPGIEMNPFPDDIYDSVSVSDSDSDLDFGSDSDSNYSESDRVGEFLLSGSDAWERVDGVPFSPQAIHSPCYLNNATHWLCSDESVHNVIVSFNFETGQFGEIPGPPGMTKDHANKPDHMTMVLLYGCLSIFDNYTNTTAFDVWKMNEYGVKESWSRAFVIDTTVWGIYGIQHAFTPVICRNNGEVVMVSKSGYIVFHDLLKTRGRILFHSSLEDPYIAVAHTPSLMPLSDVTRGTNMVLQNVLPGRFAKPELNERNYLQLSTTFSK, encoded by the exons ATGGCAGCCGATAACCGATCCCTCGTTGAGCTTCCAACGCACAATCTGGAAGACGTTCTCTTGAGGCTGCCATTGCGATCTCTCTTTTCTGTCTTCCGTATTTCCAACCCGCAGTTGAATTTAATAAAAAACGATCGAGATTTCGCACGAATGTGCTTTGAAAAATCGGAATCCCAGTTGATGATTTGTTCTCCGATTCGTTCGGATGTTCACTTGATTCACTTGGATGCTGATACCCGTTTATCCGTTGCTGAACGGGTTGAAATCAAACCGAATTTTAGGCTCCCGTTATTCGGGTTTGACGTTACGCATTCGTCCAACGGACTAGTACTTTTGGAGAATAGTAACATTGACCAGGATGTTCACCGGTGTATGGTATGCAATCCGGTTACCGGTGAATATATATGGCTTCCCGATTCTCCGGGTCTTTCTAGACACGCTACGTGTGCGTTTTTTTACAGTCCAGTGACAAATCAGTTCAAGATTTTCCGTACTTTTCACCGCATATTTCGTTTAAGTCCAGAACCTGACTCTGAATCTGAATCTGGTTCTGAATCTGACGTGAATTCGGATGATTCGAATCATGACCCGGGTATCGAAATGAATCCCTTCCCAGACGACATTTATGATTCTGTTTCTGTTTCTGATTCTGATTCCGATCTTGATTTCGGTTCGGATTCGGATTCGAATTATTCTGAAAGTGACAGAGTGGGGGAGTTTCTTTTAAGCGGTTCTGATGCGTGGGAACGCGTTGACGGCGTACCGTTCTCTCCCCAGGCTATACACTCTCCGTGTTACTTAAACAACGCTACTCACTGGCTTTGTTCTGACGAGAGTGTGCACAATGTCATTGTTTCGTTCAATTTCGAAACGGGTCAATTCGGGGAGATTCCCGGGCCGCCCGGCATGACCAAGGACCATGCAAACAAACCCGACCACATGACCATGGTTTTACTCTATGGATGTCTTTCGATATTCGACAACTACACAAACACGACAGCGTTCGATGTTTGGAAAATGAATGAATATGGTGTGAAAGAGTCGTGGAGTAGAGCGTTCGTGATTGACACCACTGTGTGGGGTATATACGGCATTCAACATGCTTTTACGCCTGTGATTTGCCGAAACAACGGGGAGGTAGTGATGGTATCTAAAAGCGGTTATATAGTATTCCATGACTTGTTGAAGACGAGGGGTAGAATCTTATTTCACTCATCACTCGAGGACCCGTATATAGCAGTGGCCCATACTCCTAGCTTAATGCCGTTGAGTGACGTTACCCGAGGTACCAACATGGTGCTACAAAATGTGTTACCAGGAAG GTTTGCTAAGCCAGAGTTGAACGAGCGTAACTACCTGCAGTTATCAACAACTTTCTCTAAGTAG